One part of the Vicia villosa cultivar HV-30 ecotype Madison, WI linkage group LG6, Vvil1.0, whole genome shotgun sequence genome encodes these proteins:
- the LOC131612572 gene encoding uncharacterized protein LOC131612572 codes for MSHNEHKAAKIISKEVDDERRLHICAKKYETIIKQFDELMEIMNADNTLVQPRKRQKRSGSNASTSTSSHQLYRESNEVILQTVTKFLQELGANPSDSDS; via the exons ATGTCTCACAATGAACATAAAGCTGCAAAGATAATATCTAAGGAAGTAGATGATGAAAGAAGACTACATATTTGTGCAAAAAAGTATGAAACCATCATCAAACAG TTTGATGAGTTAATGGAAATAATGAATGCCGATAACACATTGGTGCAGCCACGCAAg AGACAAAAAAGGAGCGGTTCAAATGCAAGCACAAGTACTTCTTCACACCAATTGTATCGTGAAAGTAATGAAGTCATATTGCAGACAGTGACTAAGTTTTTGCAAGAACTAGGAGCTAATCCTTCAGATTCTGACTCTTGA
- the LOC131610255 gene encoding aquaporin PIP2-1-like — MAKYPETEPQGGLPNKDYQDPPPAPLFDTAELGQWSFYRALIAEFIATLLFLYVTILTVIGYKSQTDPAHNGTDCDGVGLLGIAWAFGGMIFVLVYCTAGISGGHINPAVTFGLFLARKVSLIRAILYMVAQCLGAICGVGLVKAFQKSYYNRYKGGANMLNDGYSKGTGLGAEIIGTFVLVYTVFSATDPKRSARDSHVPVLAPLPIGFAVFMVHLATIPITGTGINPARSFGAAVIYNNEKAWDDQWIFWVGPFIGAAIAAIYHQFVLRAQAAKALGSFRSSSNL; from the exons ATGGCAAAATACCCTGAAACAGAACCTCAAGGTGGTTTACCAAACAAAGACTACCAAGATCCACCACCGGCACCACTCTTCGACACCGCCGAACTCGGCCAATGGTCCTTCTACAGAGCCCTCATCGCCGAATTCATCGCCACCCTCCTCTTCCTCTACGTCACCATTTTAACCGTCATTGGCTACAAATCCCAAACCGATCCTGCTCATAACGGTACCGACTGTGACGGAGTTGGCCTCCTCGGTATCGCTTGGGCCTTCGGTGGCATGATCTTTGTCCTCGTCTATTGCACCGCCGGCATATCAG GAGGACACATAAATCCGGCGGTCACGTTTGGGTTATTTCTGGCGAGGAAGGTGTCGTTGATTAGAGCAATACTATACATGGTGGCTCAATGTTTAGGAGCAATATGTGGTGTTGGACTAGTAAAAGCTTTTCAGAAAAGTTACTATAATAGATACAAAGGTGGTGCAAACATGTTAAACGATGGTTACAGTAAAGGAACTGGTTTAGGTGCTGAAATAATTGGAACTTTTGTTCTTGTCTACACCGTTTTCTCTGCCACCGATCCAAAGAGAAGTGCCAGAGACTCTCATGTTCCC GTTTTGGCACCACTTCCAATTGGTTTTGCTGTGTTTATGGTTCACCTTGCTACGATTCCTATCACTGGAACTGGGATCAACCCTGCTAGAAGCTTTGGAGCTGCTGTTATTTACAACAATGAGAAGGCTTGGGATGACCAA TGGATCTTCTGGGTTGGGCCCTTTATTGGTGCTGCCATTGCTGCAATCTACCACCAGTTTGTGTTAAGAGCTCAAGCAGCAAAGGCTTTGGGTTCTTTCAGGAGCTCTTCAAATCTATAA
- the LOC131612573 gene encoding protein S40-4-like, producing the protein MASSRKSFLSRSSYIFPEIETSFNTNSSGASEFEFDEADVWNMSYSNSNNVTESKKCVLPCLKKVSRKMESSKRVNPIGSSSLPMNIPDWSKILKDEYKKKNKESSDDDEDGDGYDGETRLPPHEYLARTRGASLSVHEGKGRTLKGRDLRSVRNAIWKKVGFED; encoded by the coding sequence ATGGCTTCTTCTAGGAAGAGTTTTCTTTCAAGATCAAGTTACATTTTTCCAGAGATAGAGACAAGTTTCAATAcaaattcatcaggagcaagTGAGTTCGAGTTCGATGAAGCCGATGTATGGAACATGtcatattcaaattcaaacaacGTGACAGAATCAAAAAAGTGTGTGCTACCATGTTTGAAGAAAGTTTCGAGAAAAATGGAATCCAGTAAGAGAGTTAACCCTATAGGTTCATCTTCTTTACCGATGAATATACCGGATTGGTCAAAGATTTTGAAGGATGAATacaagaagaagaacaaagagagtagtgatgatgatgaagatggagaTGGTTATGATGGAGAAACTCGTTTACCTCCTCATGAGTATCTTGCTAGAACTAGAGGAGCTTCTCTTTCTGTTCATGAAGGGAAAGGAAGGACTTTGAAAGGTAGGGATTTGCGTAGTGTTAGGAATGCTATTTGGAAGAAAGTTGGTTTTGAAGATTAA